From a region of the Polyangium spumosum genome:
- a CDS encoding DUF4215 domain-containing protein gives MMMKRGFFGVMCVGAVLGFASLAGAAPITQNTDPTTVDYGASAACGSGAGTSENSFYRAFDLFGIGIPASGIRSVQFGIDEALGGPQDIQVKFYTLGSTFEVANLVQIGAVTVSVPDQQASLITVPLNPSISFDTQDQIVVEIFAPDGSADGRFFYVGSNGAGQSAPSYIRAPECSINEPTDTAAIGFPDMHIVMTLDVGACGDGVAEAEAGETCDDGNTDSDDGCDSNCTITACGNGVVTSGEACDDGNATSGDGCDTNCTPTACGNNVQTEGEACDDGNVASGDGCDANCTVTACGNGVVTDGEACDDGNTVSGDGCDANCQPTGCGNGFVTEGEVCDDGNTADNDGCDSNCTVTACGNGVMAGDETCDDGNLANGDGCDANCTPTGCGNNIVTGGELCDDGNTVGGDGCDGNCLNPSCGNGFVGEGEACDDGNDTNGDGCDVNCTATACGNGVLTAGESCEDGNTVDGDGCDSNCTPSVCGNGIQTTGEDCDDGNTDDGDGCDSNCKLPGCGNAILNEGEACDDGNTSDGDGCDSNCTATACGNGVQTLGEECDDGNADDGDGCDANCKSTACGNGTVTDGEACDDGNKDDGDGCDSNCTATGCGNGVLTTGEVCDDGNTTNGDGCSAECRPESTGEGGGGGTGGSTPGSDVEGGCNCSVAGESDTKTSMGLFGALLAAMLVPFRRRRRR, from the coding sequence ATGATGATGAAGCGAGGGTTCTTCGGGGTGATGTGTGTCGGCGCGGTGCTCGGGTTCGCGAGCCTCGCCGGCGCCGCGCCCATCACGCAAAACACCGACCCCACCACGGTCGATTACGGGGCCTCTGCGGCCTGCGGCAGCGGCGCCGGTACGTCCGAAAACTCGTTCTATCGCGCGTTCGATCTGTTCGGCATCGGCATCCCCGCGAGCGGGATCCGCAGCGTGCAGTTCGGCATCGACGAGGCGCTCGGCGGCCCGCAGGACATCCAGGTCAAGTTCTACACGCTCGGCTCGACCTTCGAGGTGGCGAACCTCGTCCAGATCGGCGCCGTCACCGTGTCGGTCCCGGATCAGCAGGCGTCGCTGATCACGGTCCCCCTGAACCCGAGCATCTCCTTCGATACGCAGGATCAGATCGTCGTCGAGATCTTCGCGCCGGACGGCTCCGCGGACGGCAGGTTCTTCTACGTCGGCTCGAACGGCGCGGGGCAGTCGGCGCCGAGCTACATCCGCGCGCCGGAGTGCTCCATCAACGAGCCGACGGACACCGCGGCGATCGGCTTCCCGGACATGCACATCGTCATGACGCTCGACGTCGGCGCCTGCGGCGACGGCGTGGCCGAGGCCGAGGCCGGCGAGACGTGCGACGACGGCAACACGGACAGCGACGACGGCTGCGATTCGAACTGCACGATCACGGCCTGCGGCAACGGCGTCGTGACGAGCGGCGAGGCGTGCGACGACGGCAACGCGACGAGCGGCGACGGCTGTGACACGAACTGCACGCCGACGGCCTGCGGCAACAACGTCCAGACGGAAGGCGAGGCCTGCGACGACGGCAACGTGGCGAGCGGCGACGGCTGCGACGCGAACTGCACGGTCACGGCCTGCGGCAACGGCGTCGTGACGGACGGCGAGGCCTGCGACGACGGCAACACCGTGAGCGGCGACGGCTGCGACGCGAACTGCCAGCCGACGGGTTGCGGCAACGGCTTCGTGACCGAGGGCGAGGTCTGCGACGACGGCAACACGGCCGACAACGACGGCTGCGACTCGAACTGCACGGTCACGGCCTGCGGCAACGGCGTGATGGCCGGCGACGAGACCTGCGACGACGGCAACCTCGCGAACGGCGACGGCTGCGACGCGAACTGCACGCCGACGGGCTGCGGCAACAACATCGTGACCGGCGGCGAGCTCTGCGACGACGGCAACACGGTGGGCGGCGACGGCTGCGACGGCAACTGCCTCAACCCGAGCTGCGGCAACGGGTTCGTCGGCGAGGGCGAGGCCTGCGACGACGGCAACGACACGAACGGCGACGGCTGCGACGTGAACTGCACGGCGACGGCCTGCGGCAACGGCGTGCTGACGGCGGGCGAGTCCTGCGAGGACGGCAATACGGTCGACGGCGACGGCTGCGATTCGAATTGCACGCCGAGCGTCTGCGGCAACGGCATCCAGACCACGGGCGAGGACTGCGACGACGGCAACACCGACGACGGCGACGGCTGCGACTCGAACTGCAAGCTGCCGGGCTGCGGCAATGCGATCCTCAACGAGGGCGAGGCCTGCGACGACGGCAACACGAGCGACGGCGACGGCTGCGATTCGAACTGCACGGCGACGGCCTGCGGCAACGGCGTGCAGACGCTCGGCGAGGAGTGCGACGACGGCAACGCGGACGACGGCGACGGCTGCGACGCGAACTGCAAGTCGACGGCCTGCGGCAACGGCACCGTGACCGACGGCGAGGCGTGCGACGACGGCAACAAGGACGACGGCGACGGCTGCGACTCGAACTGCACCGCGACGGGGTGCGGCAACGGCGTGCTGACGACCGGCGAGGTGTGCGACGACGGCAACACGACCAACGGCGACGGCTGCTCGGCGGAGTGCCGGCCCGAGTCGACCGGTGAAGGCGGCGGCGGCGGCACGGGCGGCTCGACGCCCGGCTCGGACGTCGAGGGCGGCTGCAACTGCAGCGTGGCGGGCGAGAGCGACACGAAGACCTCGATGGGCCTCTTCGGCGCGCTGCTCGCGGCGATGCTCGTGCCGTTCCGGCGTCGTCGCCGGCGCTGA
- a CDS encoding phosphotransferase enzyme family protein yields METIPAWILARYRDLDGRPHAVHGGGLINRTFLVEGRAGKVIVQRLHPVFAGVVNEDIDAVTTHLARKGLVTPRPLRTDDGALWVDDEEGRPYRALTYVAGRSHDRVPSGSVAREAGRMVARFHAAVADLVYDYRHVRAGVHDTKKHLATLEAALEAHAGHRLFGEVEPLARRLLAEAARLPDLSGLPSRHVHGDLKISNLLFQGEQAVCLVDLDTLGRMIWPFEMGDALRSWCNPAGEDVERVTLDADTFGAALAGYGEITRPLGLVSVEEAGAVVDGLATITLELSARFLADALREAYFGFDPRRFPARGEHNLVRGKGQLALFDSVQAQRTGLERAARVALG; encoded by the coding sequence ATGGAGACGATCCCGGCATGGATCCTCGCCCGCTACCGTGACCTCGACGGCCGGCCTCACGCCGTGCATGGCGGGGGCCTCATCAACCGCACGTTCCTCGTCGAGGGCCGCGCGGGCAAGGTGATCGTGCAGCGGCTGCACCCGGTGTTCGCGGGTGTGGTGAACGAGGACATCGACGCCGTGACCACGCACCTCGCGCGGAAGGGCCTCGTGACGCCGCGGCCTTTGCGCACGGACGACGGCGCGCTCTGGGTCGACGACGAGGAGGGGCGGCCCTATCGCGCCCTCACGTACGTGGCGGGGAGGAGCCACGATCGCGTGCCGAGCGGGAGCGTCGCGCGCGAGGCGGGCCGCATGGTCGCGCGGTTTCACGCGGCCGTCGCCGATCTCGTGTACGACTACCGGCACGTGCGGGCGGGCGTGCACGACACGAAGAAGCACCTCGCCACGCTCGAAGCCGCGCTCGAGGCGCACGCGGGGCACCGGCTCTTCGGCGAGGTCGAGCCGCTCGCGCGGCGCCTGCTCGCCGAGGCCGCCCGACTGCCGGATCTCTCGGGCCTGCCGTCGCGCCACGTGCACGGAGACCTGAAAATATCGAATCTGCTGTTTCAGGGCGAACAGGCCGTGTGCCTCGTGGATCTGGACACACTCGGGCGGATGATATGGCCGTTCGAGATGGGGGACGCGCTTCGCTCCTGGTGCAATCCGGCGGGGGAGGACGTCGAGCGCGTGACGCTCGACGCGGACACGTTCGGCGCGGCGCTCGCGGGGTATGGCGAGATCACGCGTCCTTTGGGGCTCGTCTCGGTCGAGGAGGCGGGGGCCGTGGTGGATGGGCTCGCGACGATAACCTTGGAGCTCTCGGCGCGGTTCCTCGCGGACGCGCTGCGCGAAGCGTATTTTGGCTTCGACCCGCGGCGATTCCCGGCGCGTGGTGAACACAACCTCGTGCGCGGCAAAGGTCAACTCGCGCTCTTCGACAGCGTACAGGCACAGCGCACGGGCCTCGAGCGCGCCGCGCGCGTGGCGCTGGGCTGA
- a CDS encoding trans-sulfuration enzyme family protein translates to MRDDSTGREFARESIAAQALGWVDPETRAIVAPIHPSTTFLRDPDNQYRSGRVYGRSDNPTFDQAEALVTALEGGASSMLFASGMAAATAVFLSLEAGDHVVVPEAMYCSLQSWIRSAGARFGLRASIVDMTDPREVAKAIVPGETRLVWVETPANPLWGVTDIAEVSRLARAAGALVCVDSTSATPVLTRPIDWGADLVLHSATKYLNGHSDVLAGTLTAAREGDFWERIRATRSQIGSLAGPFEAWLLVRGMRTLFLRVRAASASALAIAERLERHPRVLSVLYPGLSSFPGHVVAARQMDGAFGGMLSIRIRGGEAAAVRVASRVSLWKRATSLGGVESLIEHRASVEGEGSRVPKDLLRLSVGIEATRDLIADLDQALAGD, encoded by the coding sequence ATGCGGGACGATTCCACAGGACGAGAGTTCGCCCGGGAGAGCATTGCGGCGCAGGCGCTCGGATGGGTGGATCCGGAGACGCGCGCGATTGTCGCGCCCATTCACCCGTCGACGACGTTCCTGCGAGATCCGGACAACCAGTACCGGTCGGGCAGGGTCTACGGCCGCTCGGACAACCCCACGTTCGATCAAGCCGAGGCCCTGGTGACGGCGCTCGAGGGCGGCGCGTCGAGCATGCTGTTCGCGTCGGGGATGGCCGCGGCGACGGCGGTGTTCCTGAGCCTCGAGGCCGGGGACCACGTCGTCGTGCCGGAGGCGATGTACTGCTCGCTCCAGAGCTGGATTCGCAGCGCGGGGGCGCGGTTCGGGTTGCGGGCGTCGATCGTCGACATGACGGATCCGCGAGAGGTCGCGAAGGCGATCGTGCCGGGCGAGACGCGGCTCGTCTGGGTGGAGACGCCGGCGAACCCGCTCTGGGGCGTGACGGACATCGCCGAGGTGTCGCGGCTCGCGCGCGCGGCGGGCGCGCTCGTCTGCGTGGACTCGACGTCGGCGACGCCGGTGCTCACGCGGCCGATCGACTGGGGCGCCGACCTCGTGCTGCATTCGGCGACGAAATATCTGAATGGTCACTCCGACGTCCTCGCCGGCACCTTGACGGCGGCGCGCGAGGGCGATTTCTGGGAGCGCATTCGCGCGACGCGGTCGCAGATCGGCAGCCTCGCGGGGCCCTTCGAGGCCTGGCTGCTCGTGCGGGGAATGCGGACCTTGTTCCTGCGGGTGCGGGCGGCCTCCGCGAGCGCGCTCGCCATCGCCGAGCGCCTCGAGCGGCACCCGCGCGTGCTCTCCGTGTTGTACCCGGGTTTGTCCTCGTTCCCCGGGCACGTGGTGGCGGCGCGGCAGATGGACGGGGCCTTCGGCGGGATGCTCTCGATCCGGATTCGCGGCGGCGAGGCGGCGGCGGTGCGGGTCGCGTCGCGGGTCTCGTTGTGGAAACGCGCGACGTCGCTCGGCGGGGTGGAGAGCCTCATCGAGCACCGCGCGAGCGTGGAGGGGGAGGGCTCGCGCGTGCCGAAGGATCTGCTGCGGCTCTCGGTGGGGATCGAGGCGACGCGGGACCTGATCGCGGACCTCGATCAGGCGCTCGCCGGGGACTGA
- a CDS encoding STAS domain-containing protein — MDGGGVDRGPAAEATILRSLLDNLDVVVWAVDPKGNFTFHDGKAAQAQADITGKCAFDLYPEEANVWLRRALQGEKHRKVTEPSPGVFWESWYTPVIGEGGEVTGVIGMSIDVSEAQRAQRDLAQKVDLIERQEDVIRNLETPVLEVWEGVIALPLVGILDSSRAARVMNDLLASVSRTGARYVLLDLTGVDVVDTATANYLIGMVRALGLLGASGVVTGIRPNVAQTIISIGMDLSSLKTLGTLRQGLSYCIRQMAAQKKAPAF, encoded by the coding sequence ATGGACGGTGGTGGCGTCGACCGCGGACCTGCTGCAGAGGCGACCATTTTGCGCTCGCTGCTCGATAACCTGGACGTCGTGGTCTGGGCTGTCGACCCCAAGGGCAACTTCACGTTCCACGACGGGAAAGCGGCACAGGCCCAGGCGGATATCACGGGGAAATGCGCGTTCGATCTCTACCCCGAGGAGGCGAACGTGTGGCTGCGCCGCGCGCTCCAGGGCGAGAAGCACCGCAAGGTCACGGAGCCCTCGCCGGGCGTCTTCTGGGAGAGCTGGTATACGCCGGTCATCGGCGAAGGCGGCGAGGTGACGGGCGTGATCGGGATGTCGATCGACGTCTCCGAGGCGCAGCGGGCGCAGCGGGATCTCGCGCAGAAGGTGGATCTGATCGAGCGGCAAGAGGACGTGATCCGGAACCTGGAGACGCCGGTCCTCGAGGTATGGGAGGGGGTGATCGCGCTGCCGCTCGTGGGGATCCTCGATTCGAGCCGCGCGGCGCGGGTGATGAACGATCTGCTCGCCTCGGTCTCGCGCACGGGCGCCCGCTACGTGCTGCTCGACCTGACCGGGGTCGACGTGGTGGACACGGCGACGGCGAACTACCTCATCGGGATGGTCCGCGCGCTCGGCCTGCTCGGCGCGAGCGGGGTCGTCACGGGCATCCGGCCGAACGTGGCGCAGACGATCATCTCGATCGGGATGGATCTATCGTCGTTGAAGACGCTCGGGACCCTGCGACAGGGGCTCTCGTATTGCATCCGGCAAATGGCCGCCCAGAAGAAGGCCCCCGCGTTTTAG
- a CDS encoding vWA domain-containing protein, translating to MKHRSLRLFGVPFLAFASLGGSLAACFAVDGSTSAGGFAEASGGNGPVGSVGAGAGEGHGGGFHGGGGGGDLPTEPPPSDPAVPVPSQDAGTDASTEFTCEGLDDSKPVVLYLSADDSNSMGSPVHVRELIHLGLEPMAHEIRTYEFLNYYKIRYQAPPAGELAIFPELANTAVENELDFQIAVRSYDAVEPRRPMTVTFVLDTSGSMGGPGIERERAAVKALAASLSEGDVVNAVTWNTSNNVVLSGHVVTGPNDPKIVALADGLQANGGTDLHSGLVAGYALAEQHYGPGRLNRMVLISDGGANVGQTDADFIGEKSKDADKEGIYLVGVGTGPAGSYEDRLMDIVTDKGRGAYIYLDDPAEAARMFVDRFDETMEVAARGVQVELTMPWYFQMHKFYGEEYSENPEEVEPQHLAPSDAMIFNQVLKACDPAQIVQADTITVRARWKTPLTYLDQETAITTTVGELLSAQKPGLPKAKAIVAFAEALKSGGHQALVDAHALAKAANTQGDDPELLEVLSILEKHPQY from the coding sequence ATGAAACACCGGTCGTTGCGCTTGTTCGGCGTCCCTTTTTTGGCATTTGCTTCGCTCGGCGGGAGTCTCGCCGCGTGTTTCGCCGTGGATGGCAGCACGAGCGCGGGGGGGTTTGCCGAAGCGTCGGGCGGAAATGGGCCCGTGGGGTCGGTGGGGGCGGGCGCGGGCGAGGGCCACGGGGGCGGCTTCCACGGCGGCGGCGGCGGCGGTGATCTCCCGACCGAGCCCCCTCCGTCCGATCCGGCGGTGCCGGTGCCTTCGCAGGACGCGGGCACCGACGCCTCGACGGAGTTCACCTGCGAGGGGCTCGATGACTCGAAGCCCGTCGTCCTTTACCTCTCGGCCGACGATTCGAACTCGATGGGCTCTCCCGTCCACGTCCGCGAGCTCATCCACCTGGGCCTCGAGCCGATGGCGCACGAGATCCGCACGTATGAGTTCCTCAATTATTACAAGATTCGTTACCAGGCCCCGCCGGCGGGAGAGCTCGCGATTTTCCCCGAGCTCGCGAACACCGCGGTCGAAAACGAGCTCGATTTCCAGATCGCCGTGCGATCCTACGACGCCGTCGAGCCGCGGCGCCCGATGACGGTGACGTTCGTGCTCGACACCTCGGGCTCGATGGGCGGGCCCGGGATCGAGCGCGAGCGGGCCGCGGTGAAGGCCCTCGCCGCGAGCCTGTCGGAGGGCGACGTCGTCAATGCCGTCACCTGGAACACGAGCAACAACGTGGTGCTCAGCGGCCACGTGGTGACGGGGCCGAACGACCCGAAGATCGTGGCCCTGGCCGACGGGCTCCAGGCGAACGGCGGGACGGACCTGCACAGCGGCCTCGTCGCGGGATACGCGCTCGCCGAGCAACATTATGGTCCGGGCAGGCTCAACCGCATGGTGCTGATCAGCGACGGCGGGGCGAACGTGGGGCAGACGGACGCCGATTTCATCGGCGAGAAATCGAAGGACGCCGACAAGGAGGGCATTTACCTGGTCGGCGTGGGGACCGGGCCCGCCGGCTCGTACGAGGACAGGCTCATGGATATCGTGACCGACAAGGGGCGCGGCGCGTACATCTACCTCGACGACCCGGCCGAGGCGGCGCGTATGTTCGTCGACCGATTCGACGAGACGATGGAGGTCGCGGCGCGTGGCGTGCAGGTCGAGCTGACGATGCCGTGGTACTTCCAGATGCACAAATTCTACGGCGAGGAGTACTCGGAGAACCCCGAGGAGGTCGAGCCGCAGCACCTCGCGCCGAGCGACGCGATGATCTTCAATCAGGTGCTCAAGGCCTGCGACCCGGCGCAGATCGTCCAGGCCGATACGATCACCGTGCGGGCGCGCTGGAAGACGCCGCTCACGTACCTCGACCAGGAGACCGCGATCACGACGACGGTGGGGGAGCTGCTCTCGGCGCAAAAGCCCGGGCTGCCCAAGGCCAAGGCCATCGTGGCCTTCGCCGAGGCCCTGAAGTCGGGCGGGCATCAGGCCCTCGTGGACGCCCACGCCCTGGCGAAGGCGGCCAACACGCAGGGCGACGATCCCGAGCTGCTCGAGGTCCTCTCCATCCTCGAGAAGCACCCGCAGTATTGA
- a CDS encoding HEAT repeat domain-containing protein has translation MAKGTQRGVLAALLAAASILGITLGLRRAAEPEAPAKETEAARAASVAPLCQFNLGETAAFTLESTARDVRGEEEDHFRATLSWEVVEQLSATRHRLRAALSDVSRSDTLTLPEERAEGPLTDPFFVDIDASCRFVGFGFARDWDARRRQLVTSMLSTHEFVLPATLETGRWSASQSDGMGPFEARYENVSEGPGSALRFKRRKAAYDGKTRAEALGLSVVVVASEATANFDPNRPQWLRSTSGFERIQVLVQGNVQADLLQRFRLVRDDARFVAIRATSPGDADFRDASALEVAHDQKVDAEMAKVTYEEALRSFLAHFRGTGDPSYAAARELAAWLKAHPEGAKRLVAALRAGDINDAARPALFLGLELSGTEAARAALSDVLEDRRFRTVDRARAASALSDIGAPTRDTAELLLAKAQKDHDDMVANVSLLGLGSMARRSGDDDELKAYVHASLDRELSAAGDETKARLVLDAMGNSGDPAFADELEAQLDAESASTRQHAAEALGRLDPVEAGPRLLGRLREETDPAVRATIVGAMRGAPTADAITLMADKLAASTSIPERAAIITWLGAASRTRPEARSHLVSQFHRETSARLMQLIGTFVPAAALR, from the coding sequence ATGGCGAAGGGTACGCAGAGAGGCGTCCTCGCGGCGCTGCTCGCAGCCGCTTCGATCCTGGGGATCACGTTGGGTCTCCGGCGAGCGGCGGAGCCCGAGGCGCCTGCCAAAGAGACGGAGGCCGCGCGCGCGGCCTCGGTCGCCCCGCTCTGCCAGTTCAACCTCGGCGAGACGGCGGCGTTCACGCTCGAGTCGACGGCGCGCGACGTGCGCGGCGAGGAAGAGGACCACTTCCGAGCGACGTTGAGCTGGGAGGTCGTCGAGCAGCTCTCCGCCACGCGTCATCGGCTGCGCGCCGCGCTGAGCGACGTCTCCCGGAGCGACACGTTGACGCTGCCGGAGGAGCGCGCCGAGGGGCCGCTCACCGACCCGTTTTTCGTCGACATCGACGCCTCGTGTCGGTTCGTCGGCTTCGGCTTCGCGCGGGACTGGGACGCTCGCCGTCGTCAGCTCGTGACGTCGATGCTCTCGACCCACGAGTTCGTGCTGCCTGCCACGCTCGAGACGGGACGCTGGAGCGCGTCCCAGTCCGATGGGATGGGCCCCTTCGAGGCGCGTTACGAGAACGTGTCCGAGGGGCCGGGCTCGGCGCTACGTTTCAAGCGGCGCAAGGCCGCCTACGACGGGAAAACGCGCGCCGAGGCGCTCGGCCTGTCGGTCGTGGTGGTCGCCTCGGAGGCCACCGCGAACTTCGACCCGAACCGCCCGCAATGGCTCAGGTCGACGTCCGGATTCGAGCGCATCCAGGTCCTCGTGCAGGGCAACGTCCAGGCGGACTTGCTCCAGCGCTTCCGCCTGGTGCGGGACGACGCGCGTTTCGTCGCGATACGCGCCACGTCGCCGGGCGACGCCGACTTCCGCGACGCCTCCGCCCTCGAGGTCGCGCACGATCAAAAGGTCGATGCCGAGATGGCGAAGGTGACCTACGAGGAGGCGCTGCGGTCGTTCCTCGCCCACTTCCGCGGGACCGGGGATCCGAGCTACGCGGCGGCGCGCGAGCTCGCGGCGTGGTTGAAGGCGCACCCCGAGGGAGCCAAACGGTTGGTCGCCGCGCTGCGGGCGGGCGACATCAACGACGCGGCCCGGCCCGCGTTGTTCCTGGGGCTCGAGCTGTCGGGCACCGAGGCCGCGCGCGCCGCCCTCTCGGACGTGCTCGAGGACCGGCGATTCCGCACGGTCGACCGCGCCCGGGCCGCGTCCGCCCTGTCCGACATCGGCGCGCCCACGCGGGACACGGCCGAGCTGCTCCTCGCGAAGGCGCAGAAGGACCACGACGACATGGTCGCGAACGTCAGCTTGCTCGGCCTCGGCAGCATGGCCCGGCGGAGCGGCGACGATGACGAGCTCAAGGCGTACGTCCACGCCTCGCTCGACAGGGAGCTCTCCGCCGCCGGGGACGAGACCAAGGCGCGCCTCGTCCTCGACGCCATGGGCAACAGCGGCGACCCGGCCTTCGCCGACGAGCTCGAGGCGCAGCTCGACGCGGAGAGCGCTTCGACGCGGCAACACGCGGCCGAAGCGCTGGGGCGCCTCGATCCCGTCGAGGCCGGGCCGCGCCTCCTCGGCCGTCTCCGCGAGGAGACGGATCCCGCCGTCCGCGCCACGATCGTGGGGGCCATGCGCGGCGCGCCCACGGCCGACGCGATCACGCTGATGGCGGACAAACTCGCGGCCAGCACGTCGATCCCGGAGCGGGCCGCGATCATCACGTGGCTCGGCGCCGCGTCTCGTACGCGCCCCGAGGCGCGCAGCCACCTCGTTTCGCAGTTCCACCGCGAGACGAGCGCTCGGCTGATGCAGCTCATCGGCACCTTCGTGCCCGCGGCGGCGCTGCGATGA